One region of Cyanobium sp. M30B3 genomic DNA includes:
- a CDS encoding AAA family ATPase has product MTESRADATLAQAARLVKALRQPGPWPHPVQEPIGLVETHISWVLLTGPYAYKLHKPVNLGFLDFTRLEQRLHDCREELRLNRRLSHGLYLGLVAVVDSPAGLRVVEANEDPGSAPLPAGGPPLEVGLRMHQFPQEALLPAALARGALDGSQLDALALDLARFHRRAAVAPVDGAYGTPAAVLQPVRDNITALQPRLPAHAQTTLEQVRQWSERCFVEIRPLLEQRLVAGRVRECHGDLHLGNMLLLNGRIQVFDCLEFSPSLRWIDVISDMAFLVMDLEERGAPALGNRLLNAWLAETGDYDGLQLWRWYSCYRAMVRAKVAALSGDIPGALAYLSWAHQTSQPGSPRLLLCHGLSGSGKSHLSRQLAGPLGAIWLRSDVERKRRFGHGKGTPPTTPSSNPDLYTASVSDALFLEVLPQLAGRLLAAGFSVIVDATFLRGAYRAAMAAVAERCAVPLVILDLQVPRPLLEQRISGRQRSGGDPSDADLAVLAGQLQGQEPLTAAEQARSVAIGPEPQLDAILGAIQASATDPIARSDD; this is encoded by the coding sequence TTGACTGAGTCGAGGGCCGATGCAACCCTGGCCCAGGCAGCCCGGCTGGTGAAAGCCCTGCGCCAGCCCGGCCCCTGGCCCCATCCGGTGCAGGAGCCGATCGGCCTGGTGGAAACCCACATCTCCTGGGTGCTGCTCACCGGGCCCTATGCCTACAAGCTGCACAAGCCCGTGAACCTGGGCTTTCTCGATTTCACCCGCCTGGAGCAGCGCCTGCACGACTGCCGCGAGGAGCTGCGGCTGAACCGGCGCCTGAGCCACGGCCTCTACCTGGGCCTGGTGGCCGTGGTGGACAGCCCGGCCGGGCTGCGGGTGGTGGAGGCCAACGAAGATCCGGGCAGCGCCCCCCTGCCGGCTGGTGGGCCGCCGCTGGAGGTGGGGCTGCGCATGCACCAGTTCCCCCAGGAGGCCCTGCTGCCCGCGGCCCTGGCCCGCGGCGCCCTCGACGGCAGCCAGCTGGATGCCCTGGCGTTGGACCTGGCCCGCTTCCATCGGCGGGCGGCGGTGGCCCCGGTGGATGGGGCCTACGGCACGCCCGCCGCCGTGCTCCAGCCCGTGCGCGACAACATCACCGCCCTGCAGCCCCGCCTGCCGGCGCACGCCCAAACAACGCTGGAGCAGGTGCGCCAGTGGAGTGAGCGCTGCTTTGTCGAGATCCGGCCGCTGCTGGAGCAGCGCCTGGTCGCCGGCCGCGTGCGCGAGTGCCACGGCGACCTGCACCTGGGCAACATGCTGCTGCTGAACGGTCGGATCCAGGTGTTCGACTGCCTGGAGTTCAGCCCCTCCCTGCGCTGGATCGACGTGATCAGCGACATGGCCTTCCTGGTGATGGACCTGGAGGAGCGGGGAGCCCCCGCCCTGGGCAACCGGCTGCTCAACGCCTGGCTGGCTGAAACCGGCGACTACGACGGCCTGCAGCTCTGGCGCTGGTACAGCTGCTACCGGGCCATGGTGCGCGCCAAGGTGGCGGCCCTCAGCGGCGACATCCCCGGAGCGCTGGCCTACCTGAGCTGGGCCCACCAGACCAGCCAGCCGGGTTCCCCCCGGTTGCTGCTCTGCCATGGCCTCTCGGGGTCGGGCAAGTCGCACCTGAGCCGCCAGCTGGCCGGGCCGCTGGGGGCGATCTGGCTGCGCTCCGATGTGGAACGCAAGCGCCGCTTCGGCCACGGGAAGGGGACGCCGCCCACCACCCCCAGCAGCAACCCCGACCTCTACACCGCCAGCGTCAGCGATGCCCTGTTCCTGGAGGTGCTGCCCCAGCTGGCCGGGCGGCTGCTGGCGGCGGGCTTCAGCGTGATCGTGGATGCCACCTTCCTGCGCGGCGCCTACCGGGCGGCGATGGCGGCCGTGGCCGAGCGCTGTGCTGTGCCCCTGGTGATCCTCGACCTGCAGGTGCCGCGGCCGCTGCTGGAGCAGCGCATCAGCGGGCGCCAGCGAAGCGGCGGCGATCCCTCCGATGCCGACCTGGCCGTGCTGGCCGGGCAGCTGCAGGGGCAGGAGCCACTCACAGCAGCTGAACAGGCCCGCAGCGTCGCCATCGGCCCCGAGCCGCAGCTGGACGCCATCCTGGGCGCCATCCAGGCCAGCGCCACCGATCCGATTGCCCGCAGCGATGACTGA
- a CDS encoding bifunctional orotidine-5'-phosphate decarboxylase/orotate phosphoribosyltransferase — translation MGFFIQLTDAIAARQSLLVTGLDPNPEMLQSWAARRGLGGRSFLSQARHWIKAVIEATAPHVCAYKPSLGFYQALGPVGLELLLEVRDLVPRELPLIIDAKHGDLNSSSALAQYLFKELAADAVTLSPLAGQDIAAPFLLYSGKAVVMTCHSSNQAARVIQHYPSEQEPLYLRIVRETQLWATPEQLLLEVGTSDPAILARVRQEAPERFLILRSLWGQEERLEAMLQAGFTAAGDGLLLPLPQNLLVEDDIAERAAALKRQISASRDAWLNQQEREGSCVLWQAPAEGDLMDQLILDLFDIGCLLFGEYVQASGAVFNYYVDLRQIISDPNLFHRVLAAYAGCMAELAFDRIAGIPYGSLPTATGLSLLLHKPLIYPRKEVKAHGARRLIEGDFEEGDLVVVVDDILITGGSVLEGIAKLESSGLQVQDVVVFIDHGGDHDRHATERLAAAGYRCHAVLDIGRITRVLHAAGRLSAAQAATLLPGTTLA, via the coding sequence ATGGGCTTCTTCATTCAGCTCACCGATGCGATCGCCGCTCGCCAGTCCCTGCTGGTGACCGGACTCGATCCCAATCCCGAGATGCTGCAGAGCTGGGCGGCGCGCCGGGGGCTGGGCGGCCGTTCCTTCCTCAGCCAGGCCCGCCACTGGATCAAGGCGGTGATCGAGGCCACCGCTCCCCACGTGTGCGCCTACAAGCCCAGCCTGGGCTTCTACCAGGCCCTGGGGCCGGTGGGGCTGGAGCTGCTGCTCGAGGTGCGCGACCTGGTGCCGCGGGAGCTGCCGCTGATCATCGATGCCAAGCACGGCGATCTCAACTCCTCCTCGGCCCTGGCCCAGTACCTCTTCAAGGAGCTGGCGGCCGACGCGGTGACCCTCTCGCCCCTGGCCGGCCAGGACATCGCCGCCCCGTTCCTGCTGTATTCCGGCAAGGCGGTGGTGATGACCTGCCACAGCTCCAACCAGGCGGCGCGGGTGATCCAGCACTACCCGAGCGAACAGGAGCCCCTCTACCTGCGCATCGTGCGCGAAACCCAGCTCTGGGCCACCCCGGAGCAACTGCTGCTGGAGGTGGGCACCAGCGATCCGGCGATCCTGGCCCGGGTGCGCCAGGAGGCACCCGAGCGCTTCCTGATCCTGCGCAGCCTCTGGGGCCAGGAGGAGCGGCTGGAGGCCATGCTCCAGGCCGGCTTCACCGCCGCCGGCGACGGGCTGCTGCTGCCCCTGCCCCAGAACCTGCTGGTGGAGGACGACATCGCCGAGCGGGCCGCCGCCCTCAAGCGCCAGATCAGCGCCAGCCGCGACGCCTGGCTGAACCAGCAGGAGCGGGAGGGCAGCTGCGTGCTCTGGCAGGCCCCGGCCGAGGGGGACCTGATGGATCAGCTGATCCTCGACCTGTTCGACATCGGCTGCCTGCTGTTCGGCGAGTACGTGCAGGCCTCCGGCGCGGTGTTCAACTACTACGTGGACCTGCGCCAGATCATCTCCGACCCCAACCTGTTTCACCGGGTGCTGGCGGCCTATGCCGGTTGCATGGCGGAACTGGCCTTCGACCGCATCGCCGGCATCCCCTACGGCTCCCTGCCCACCGCCACCGGCCTGTCGCTGCTGCTGCACAAGCCGCTGATCTACCCGCGCAAGGAGGTGAAGGCCCACGGCGCCCGCCGCCTGATCGAGGGCGACTTCGAGGAGGGCGACCTGGTGGTGGTGGTGGACGACATCCTGATCACCGGCGGCAGCGTGCTGGAGGGCATCGCCAAGCTGGAGAGCTCGGGGCTGCAGGTGCAGGACGTGGTGGTGTTCATCGACCACGGCGGCGACCACGACCGCCATGCCACCGAGCGGCTGGCGGCGGCCGGCTACCGCTGCCATGCCGTGCTGGACATCGGCCGCATCACCCGGGTGCTGCACGCTGCCGGCCGGCTCAGCGCCGCCCAGGCAGCCACCCTGCTGCCCGGCACCACCCTCGCCTGA
- a CDS encoding SDR family NAD(P)-dependent oxidoreductase: MTDPSNVGPARGQRSVLVSGASRGIGRATALRLLADGHRVSLGLRQPLSPQEWLAASPEAPEEWLDRLLIHPYEARASQPTGPDRADSSPETWVAAALARWGTIDAVVHCAGIFSRVGLCFSPGEEAEIQRVLDVNLLGPWRLSRAAWPHLAAYSASKFALLALCQTMRNEGWHQGIRVTAMCPSWVNTEMAAAVTALPKQAMTQPEDLAASIGHLLSLPASAVPFEYKVSCQLEV; encoded by the coding sequence ATGACTGACCCCAGCAACGTTGGCCCAGCCCGCGGCCAGCGCAGCGTGCTGGTGAGCGGGGCCAGCCGCGGCATCGGCCGGGCCACCGCCCTGCGGCTGCTGGCCGATGGCCACCGGGTGAGCCTGGGCCTGCGGCAACCGCTGTCGCCCCAGGAATGGCTGGCCGCCAGCCCCGAGGCGCCCGAGGAATGGCTGGATCGCCTGTTGATCCACCCCTACGAGGCCCGGGCAAGCCAGCCCACCGGCCCGGATCGGGCCGACAGCAGCCCGGAGACCTGGGTGGCTGCGGCACTGGCCCGGTGGGGCACCATCGATGCCGTGGTGCACTGCGCTGGCATCTTCTCGCGGGTAGGCCTCTGTTTCTCCCCTGGGGAAGAGGCGGAGATCCAGCGGGTGCTGGATGTGAATCTGCTCGGGCCCTGGCGCCTGAGCCGGGCGGCCTGGCCCCACCTGGCGGCCTACAGCGCCAGCAAATTCGCCCTGCTGGCCCTCTGCCAGACGATGCGCAACGAGGGCTGGCACCAGGGCATCCGCGTCACGGCGATGTGCCCCAGCTGGGTGAACACGGAGATGGCCGCCGCCGTGACGGCGCTGCCCAAGCAGGCCATGACCCAGCCGGAGGATCTGGCCGCCAGCATCGGCCACCTGCTCAGCCTGCCGGCCAGCGCCGTGCCGTTTGAATACAAGGTGAGCTGCCAGCTGGAGGTCTGA
- a CDS encoding two pore domain potassium channel family protein, producing the protein MPQPRPRAQAHSRDAQGDRRHRHYRHLLAICLALLVSFTLPGPWARLSSLGYLALAATMLQTLAPRDRGAPSFVPYRALGLAVLASGVIWYVTPLAMRGSGIPVLVLWSLFSCWSALRLILTLAQERRVSGDVLQGALAGYLMLGLSGGLIFAALETIQPGSFGLAGMELNQGEGAVEASRLGGQQVWELNFMRLNYFAFVSLTTTGFGDVLPITGLAQMGSVAIAVAGTFYLAVVMGLLISRFSGSAQHPDDP; encoded by the coding sequence ATGCCCCAGCCCAGGCCCCGGGCCCAGGCGCACAGCCGGGATGCTCAAGGTGATCGACGCCACCGCCACTACCGCCACCTGCTGGCCATCTGCCTGGCGCTGCTGGTGAGCTTCACCCTGCCTGGCCCCTGGGCGCGCCTCTCCTCTCTCGGCTACCTGGCCCTGGCCGCCACCATGCTCCAGACCCTGGCGCCCCGCGACCGTGGGGCGCCATCCTTCGTGCCTTACCGGGCCCTGGGCCTGGCGGTGTTGGCCAGTGGTGTGATCTGGTACGTCACCCCCCTGGCAATGCGCGGCAGCGGTATCCCGGTGCTGGTGCTGTGGAGCCTGTTCAGCTGCTGGAGCGCCCTGCGACTGATCCTCACCCTGGCCCAGGAGCGGCGGGTGAGTGGCGATGTGCTGCAGGGCGCGCTGGCGGGATACCTGATGCTCGGGCTCAGCGGTGGACTGATCTTCGCCGCCCTGGAGACGATCCAGCCGGGGAGCTTCGGGCTTGCCGGGATGGAGCTCAACCAGGGCGAGGGGGCCGTGGAGGCCAGCCGTCTCGGGGGACAGCAGGTGTGGGAGCTGAACTTCATGCGCCTCAACTACTTCGCCTTTGTGAGCCTCACCACCACCGGCTTCGGCGATGTGTTGCCGATCACCGGCCTGGCCCAGATGGGCAGCGTGGCCATCGCCGTGGCCGGCACCTTCTATCTGGCGGTGGTGATGGGGCTGCTGATCAGCCGCTTCAGTGGGAGTGCCCAGCACCCGGACGACCCCTGA
- a CDS encoding NAD-binding protein codes for MAHSDPPPPADPGAEAPVVVCGLGSLGQACLQRLLSFNVPLACVDLEPPRWRDPSLEQRLRSCLTLGDMRLPHVLRQAGAPGARAVLLLSSESTVNLEAALQVRLLNPGAEIVVRSGSRQADLGVLLEERLPGVAVVDPVLLCAEAISSALRPETIPVSFEAHGQDYQILAHPWDDRRFQRPLRLPQQPGGDPLLVMPRSLSVSGEDSVAPGLRRRRRWRRLPAMVAAALGQCSRGQRLALLVLALLAALGVHLFSELGGWRQGVFVTLALLKGEYADPVNVLLEAGSGLAERSGWLIAGTLLYSLVGTMLTSALVAVILERLLRDRLGTSRPRLPRRASRPVLLLGSGGLAQRVARLQQRLGRTVLLVGAERTAGTTAIGFDDLPAALQALDGLPVRAVALLSTDLLANLQGALSLQQRWPDARIAMLAHAFGAAEQLGDLLGGVAVISAMDLVADAMVATAFGERIEAVLRLRGTNLLQVLYRVAAGDTLCGRSVARLENGYGITVVSLWRPRRGAPLALPRLDMLVAPDDQLVVLATADSLRRIELGEARPPGCRLRLQNVHVDAAGSCFEAQQQLARALGCLPGEVAFLLDGQEHLSPPLDGDVGELLIDELRRQGVRCRLEPI; via the coding sequence ATGGCGCATTCCGACCCACCCCCCCCCGCCGACCCCGGGGCGGAGGCGCCGGTGGTGGTGTGCGGCCTGGGCTCCCTGGGCCAGGCCTGTCTGCAGCGGCTGCTCAGCTTCAACGTGCCCCTGGCCTGCGTGGATCTGGAGCCGCCCCGCTGGCGCGACCCCAGCCTCGAGCAGCGGCTGCGGAGCTGCCTCACCCTGGGGGACATGCGCCTGCCCCATGTGCTGCGCCAGGCAGGAGCGCCCGGGGCCCGGGCTGTGCTGCTGCTCAGTTCCGAGAGCACGGTGAACCTGGAGGCGGCGCTGCAGGTGCGCCTGCTCAACCCCGGGGCGGAGATCGTGGTGCGCTCGGGCAGCCGCCAGGCCGATCTGGGGGTGCTGCTGGAGGAGCGGCTGCCCGGGGTGGCGGTGGTGGACCCGGTGCTGCTGTGCGCCGAGGCCATCAGCTCCGCACTGCGGCCGGAGACCATCCCGGTGAGCTTCGAGGCCCATGGCCAGGACTACCAGATCCTGGCCCATCCCTGGGATGACCGCCGCTTTCAGCGCCCCCTGCGCCTGCCGCAGCAGCCGGGCGGCGATCCCCTGCTGGTGATGCCCCGCAGCCTGTCGGTGAGCGGTGAGGATTCCGTGGCACCGGGGCTCCGTCGCCGCCGCCGCTGGCGGCGCCTACCCGCCATGGTGGCGGCGGCGCTTGGCCAGTGCTCCCGGGGACAGCGGCTGGCGCTGCTCGTGCTGGCTCTGCTGGCCGCCCTCGGGGTGCATCTGTTCTCCGAACTGGGGGGCTGGCGCCAGGGGGTGTTCGTGACCCTGGCCCTGCTCAAGGGGGAATATGCGGATCCGGTGAACGTGCTGCTGGAGGCCGGCAGTGGCCTGGCGGAGAGAAGTGGCTGGCTGATCGCCGGCACCCTGCTCTATTCGCTGGTGGGCACCATGCTCACCTCCGCCCTGGTGGCGGTGATTCTGGAGCGGCTGCTGCGCGATCGGCTGGGCACCTCCAGGCCCCGTCTGCCGCGGCGGGCGAGCCGGCCGGTGCTGCTGCTGGGCAGCGGCGGTCTGGCCCAACGGGTGGCCCGCCTGCAGCAGCGCCTGGGGCGCACGGTGCTGTTGGTGGGGGCGGAGCGAACCGCCGGCACCACGGCCATCGGCTTCGACGATCTGCCCGCGGCGTTGCAGGCCCTCGATGGCCTGCCGGTGCGGGCAGTGGCCCTGCTCTCCACCGACCTGCTGGCCAACCTGCAGGGGGCCCTGAGCCTGCAGCAGCGCTGGCCGGATGCCCGCATCGCCATGCTGGCCCACGCCTTCGGGGCCGCCGAGCAGCTGGGGGACCTGCTGGGTGGCGTGGCGGTGATCTCCGCCATGGATCTGGTGGCCGATGCCATGGTGGCCACCGCCTTCGGCGAGCGGATCGAGGCCGTGCTGCGCCTGCGGGGCACCAACCTGTTGCAGGTGCTCTACCGGGTCGCGGCCGGCGACACCCTCTGCGGCCGCAGCGTGGCCCGGCTGGAGAACGGCTACGGGATCACCGTGGTGTCCCTGTGGCGGCCGCGGCGGGGTGCGCCCCTGGCCCTGCCCAGGCTCGACATGCTGGTGGCCCCCGATGACCAGCTGGTGGTGCTGGCCACGGCGGACAGCCTGCGCCGGATCGAACTGGGCGAGGCCCGCCCGCCCGGCTGTCGCCTGCGCCTGCAGAACGTGCACGTGGACGCGGCGGGCAGTTGCTTTGAGGCCCAGCAGCAGCTGGCCCGGGCCCTGGGCTGTCTGCCGGGGGAGGTGGCTTTCCTGCTCGATGGCCAGGAGCATCTCTCGCCGCCGCTCGACGGCGACGTCGGGGAGCTGCTGATCGATGAACTGCGCCGCCAGGGGGTGCGCTGCCGGCTGGAGCCGATCTGA
- the bchL gene encoding ferredoxin:protochlorophyllide reductase (ATP-dependent) iron-sulfur ATP-binding protein: MTATLSRPDGEGSVQVHQDPAMHIEEGALVIAVYGKGGIGKSTTSSNLSAAFSKLGKRVLQIGCDPKHDSTFTLTKQMVPTVIDILETVDFHTEELRPEDFVFEGFNGVQCVESGGPPAGTGCGGYVTGQTVKLLKEHHLLEDTDVVIFDVLGDVVCGGFAAPLQHADYCLIVTANDFDSIFAMNRIIAAIQAKAKNYKVRLGGVVANRSKDTDEIDKFNARVGMKTMAHFPDLDAIRRSRLKKCTIFEMEATPEVEAVQREYLKLAQAMLDSVEPLEAESLKDREIFDLLGFD, encoded by the coding sequence ATGACAGCCACCCTCAGTCGTCCCGATGGTGAGGGCAGTGTGCAGGTGCATCAGGATCCGGCCATGCACATCGAGGAGGGTGCCCTGGTGATCGCCGTCTACGGCAAAGGGGGCATCGGCAAGAGCACCACCAGCTCCAATCTCTCGGCTGCCTTTTCCAAGCTCGGCAAGCGGGTGCTGCAGATCGGCTGCGATCCCAAGCACGACAGCACCTTCACCCTCACCAAGCAGATGGTGCCCACGGTGATCGACATCCTGGAAACCGTCGACTTCCACACCGAGGAACTGCGCCCAGAAGACTTCGTGTTCGAGGGCTTCAACGGCGTGCAGTGCGTGGAGTCCGGCGGGCCTCCGGCCGGCACCGGCTGCGGCGGCTACGTCACCGGGCAGACGGTGAAACTGCTGAAGGAGCACCACCTGCTGGAAGACACCGATGTGGTGATCTTCGATGTGCTCGGTGATGTGGTGTGTGGCGGCTTTGCCGCACCCCTGCAGCACGCCGATTACTGCCTGATCGTCACGGCGAACGACTTCGATTCGATCTTCGCGATGAACCGGATCATTGCCGCGATCCAGGCCAAGGCCAAGAACTACAAGGTGCGGCTCGGCGGCGTGGTGGCCAACCGCTCCAAGGACACCGACGAGATCGACAAGTTCAACGCGCGGGTGGGCATGAAGACCATGGCCCATTTCCCCGACCTCGACGCCATCCGCCGCTCGCGCCTCAAGAAGTGCACGATCTTCGAGATGGAAGCCACCCCAGAGGTGGAGGCGGTGCAGCGGGAATATCTCAAGCTCGCCCAGGCGATGCTCGACAGCGTGGAACCCCTGGAGGCCGAATCGCTCAAGGACCGCGAAATCTTCGACCTGCTGGGGTTTGACTGA
- a CDS encoding glycogen/starch/alpha-glucan phosphorylase, protein MTATPQAAAAGTANLYGIPEPASYGDPQRNGLTAGDLFEAITEHLFFSLGRRASSATTHDLYKALSLAVRDRLVTRQLASDAALRQEPAKQVAYLSAEFLIGPQLGNNLLMLGIRDAASEALGRFGVADIEEILAVEEEPGLGNGGLGRLAACFLESLASLEIPAIGYGIRYEFGIFDQVIQGGWQVEITDKWLKGGWPWEIPQPDQSCRVGFGGSLSSYSDASGRLHRRWHPAQTVVGIPHDVPVQGYRVNSCARLRLWRSEASEAFDFHAFDHGDHSRAVEEKVSSETISKVLYPNDGTDAGKRLRLQQQAFFVSCSLQDMLRNLDQRGIPVQSFADHWAVQLNDTHPAIAVPELMRLLIDERQLGWDEAWAITSRAIAYTNHTLLPEALETWPLGLFGDLLPRHLEIVFEINSRFLQQVRLKWPGDTGVLQRLSIIDEHGGKAVRMAHLAVVAAHHVNGVAALHSALVQSQLLPDFARLYPERFTNVTNGVTPRRWLALANPPLNQLLKQQLGAGWPGRGDALAQLEALAGDSGFQEQWAGCKLHCKRRLAAIIHQQSGLLVDPTSLFDVQVKRIHEYKRQHLNALQVITQYLRIKQGDSTGLVPRTVVFGGKAAPGYFTAKLIIRLINGIADVVNRDPACRGLLKVAFLADYNVKLGERVYPAADLSEQISTAGLEASGTGNMKFSLNGALTIGTLDGANVEIRERVGAENFFLFGKTTEEIAELRPHYRPWEVLEHQPLLKEAFELLDNGFFSEGDSGLFRPLTDNLRGHDPYVLLADFADYGRAQDEVALAWRDQARWQRMSILNTARSGHFSSDRSIGEYAQGIWKVESRPLVMACDLNRNSGQP, encoded by the coding sequence ATGACCGCCACCCCGCAGGCCGCTGCCGCTGGCACCGCCAACCTGTACGGCATCCCGGAACCCGCCAGCTACGGCGACCCCCAGCGCAACGGGCTGACGGCGGGCGACCTGTTCGAGGCGATCACCGAGCACCTGTTCTTCAGCCTGGGCCGCCGGGCCAGCAGCGCCACCACCCACGACCTCTACAAGGCCCTGAGCCTGGCGGTGCGCGACCGGTTGGTGACCCGCCAGCTGGCCAGCGACGCCGCCCTCAGGCAGGAGCCCGCCAAACAGGTGGCCTACCTCTCAGCGGAGTTCCTGATCGGTCCCCAGCTGGGCAACAACCTGCTGATGCTGGGCATCCGCGACGCCGCCAGCGAGGCCCTCGGCCGCTTCGGCGTGGCCGACATCGAGGAGATCCTGGCGGTGGAGGAGGAGCCGGGCCTGGGCAACGGCGGCCTGGGCCGCCTGGCGGCCTGCTTCCTGGAGTCGCTGGCCAGCCTGGAAATCCCGGCGATCGGCTACGGCATCCGCTACGAGTTCGGCATCTTCGACCAGGTGATCCAGGGTGGCTGGCAGGTGGAGATCACCGACAAGTGGCTCAAGGGCGGCTGGCCCTGGGAGATCCCCCAGCCCGACCAGAGCTGCCGGGTGGGTTTCGGCGGCAGCCTCTCCAGCTACTCCGATGCCAGCGGCCGGCTGCACCGGCGCTGGCACCCGGCCCAGACCGTGGTGGGCATCCCCCACGACGTGCCGGTGCAGGGCTACCGGGTGAACAGCTGCGCACGGCTGCGGCTCTGGCGCTCGGAGGCCAGCGAGGCCTTCGACTTCCACGCCTTCGACCACGGCGACCACAGCCGGGCCGTGGAGGAGAAGGTGAGCAGCGAAACCATCTCCAAGGTGCTCTACCCCAACGACGGCACCGATGCGGGCAAGCGCCTGCGCCTGCAGCAGCAGGCCTTCTTCGTGAGCTGCTCCCTGCAGGACATGCTGCGCAACCTCGACCAGCGCGGCATCCCGGTGCAGAGCTTCGCCGACCACTGGGCCGTGCAGCTCAACGACACCCATCCGGCCATCGCCGTGCCGGAACTGATGCGCCTGCTGATCGACGAGCGGCAGCTGGGCTGGGATGAGGCCTGGGCGATCACCAGCCGCGCCATCGCCTACACCAACCACACCCTGCTGCCGGAGGCGCTGGAAACCTGGCCGCTGGGGCTGTTCGGCGACCTGCTGCCCCGTCACCTGGAGATTGTGTTCGAGATCAACAGCCGCTTCCTGCAGCAGGTGCGGCTGAAATGGCCCGGCGACACCGGGGTGCTGCAGCGGCTCTCGATCATCGATGAGCATGGCGGCAAGGCGGTGCGCATGGCCCACCTGGCCGTGGTGGCCGCCCACCATGTGAATGGGGTGGCCGCCCTGCACAGCGCCCTGGTGCAGTCGCAGCTGCTGCCCGACTTCGCGCGGCTCTACCCCGAGCGCTTCACCAACGTGACCAACGGCGTCACGCCCAGGCGCTGGCTGGCCCTGGCCAATCCGCCCCTCAACCAGCTGCTCAAGCAGCAGCTCGGCGCGGGCTGGCCGGGGCGGGGCGATGCCCTGGCCCAGCTGGAGGCGCTGGCAGGCGACAGCGGCTTCCAGGAGCAGTGGGCCGGCTGCAAGCTGCACTGCAAGCGCCGGCTGGCGGCGATCATCCACCAGCAGTCCGGCCTGCTCGTGGATCCCACCAGCCTGTTCGATGTGCAGGTGAAGCGGATTCACGAGTACAAGCGCCAGCACCTCAATGCCCTGCAGGTGATCACCCAGTACCTGCGCATCAAGCAGGGCGACAGCACTGGCCTGGTGCCGCGCACGGTGGTGTTCGGCGGCAAGGCCGCGCCCGGCTACTTCACGGCCAAGCTGATCATCCGCCTGATCAACGGCATCGCCGATGTGGTGAACCGCGACCCGGCCTGCCGCGGCCTGCTCAAGGTGGCCTTCCTGGCCGACTACAACGTGAAGCTGGGGGAGCGGGTGTACCCGGCGGCCGACCTCTCCGAGCAGATCTCCACCGCCGGCCTGGAGGCCTCCGGCACCGGCAACATGAAATTCAGCCTCAACGGCGCCCTCACCATCGGCACCCTGGACGGTGCCAATGTGGAAATCCGCGAGCGGGTGGGGGCAGAGAACTTCTTCCTGTTCGGCAAGACCACCGAGGAGATCGCCGAGCTGCGCCCCCACTACCGCCCCTGGGAGGTGCTGGAGCACCAACCGCTGCTGAAGGAGGCCTTCGAGCTGCTCGACAACGGCTTCTTCAGCGAGGGCGACAGCGGCCTCTTCCGGCCGCTCACCGACAACCTGCGCGGCCACGATCCCTACGTTCTGCTGGCGGACTTCGCCGATTACGGCCGCGCTCAGGACGAGGTGGCCCTGGCCTGGCGCGACCAGGCCCGGTGGCAGCGGATGAGCATCCTCAACACCGCCCGCAGCGGCCACTTCTCCTCCGATCGCTCCATCGGTGAGTATGCGCAGGGCATCTGGAAGGTGGAGTCCCGGCCCCTGGTGATGGCCTGTGATCTGAACCGCAACAGCGGCCAGCCATGA